The genomic window CGCTGCTCCTCAAAAATAATTGCTTAAAAATACCAAACATTACGCTTTTATCCTACTAAGCGCGTGCATTGGATAGAATCCTATGCCAGATTCTACCATCAAGCTTGAGTTCCATATTGACTTGACACAAGCCGTCTTTATAAACGGTTTCAAGCACTTCTGCATTACGGATGAGTGCTTGAACCTTTGTTTTAACTGTCGAGCTTTGTAGCATCATATCACGCACGGTATCTTGGGCATTTACTCTGATACCATACATTTTTTCACCGATTTGGCGATACGCATCGACAATTGCCGCTCGCTTTGCCATAGCAAAAGCTTGTGATGGCGAGAGTGAATTCTCGGGCGATACACCTATGCCTACCGCACTAAGAGTGATTTCATTTTCAGGCGTAAGCATTGGAGAATTAGGGATATTCGCGCTTGAGCCTTTGTTGATATAGTCATTGTCTCTATCAAATTTTGGCTCTAGATTATCTTTATTCACGCCGGGAAGCTCCACTTTATCCACTACGAGCGTGCCAATTTTATTAGGAATACCCGCATTTTGCTTAGGTAGAATGTTTGGATTTGTGTTGTACCCGGGCATTGGCGGATAAGTAGGAGCTTGGATAGGCGCATACATAGGTTGATTATTTGCACTTGGAGGCACTAATCCATTTGCTGTCCCACCAGCACCCTCGCCTGTATCAAACAAACCTCCACAACCGCAGAGTGCGAAT from Helicobacter typhlonius includes these protein-coding regions:
- a CDS encoding LPP20 family lipoprotein, with product MYAPIQAPTYPPMPGYNTNPNILPKQNAGIPNKIGTLVVDKVELPGVNKDNLEPKFDRDNDYINKGSSANIPNSPMLTPENEITLSAVGIGVSPENSLSPSQAFAMAKRAAIVDAYRQIGEKMYGIRVNAQDTVRDMMLQSSTVKTKVQALIRNAEVLETVYKDGLCQVNMELKLDGRIWHRILSNARA